The region aataaactataaacatgttataaatatatattgtatcttCTTATAAGGGAAAACTTTgtcttttatatattcttaaagATAATCCTAAAACGATGCGATCCAGACCTCTACAAACAAACTTCGGAAATTTGATACGTTCCTTAACATCTATACTGAAAAATAGAATCCATAAAATTTGGCATCTGAACAACAATCCACATAAAACATCGAGATTTCTTAATTCGTCATTGTCGACGGCGATTTTATACCATGGGTCACCGAATTTTCCAGTACGACATCCAATTCATCCAGAGGTAACAATATCTGTCTTAAAAACGTCAACAAGCCTCTGTTTCTTAAGAACGAATTTTCTTCATACATTTCCTGAGTCACCCTGCATAATGACATTGGCACCAACATCCTGTGTAACAGGTGCtctctaaaaataacaaacatcGTGATATATGAAGCAGTAAATTGATGATTTGTTACCTAACACTCAAGCAAATGAACAATTGAAACTTTCCGTCTTTCCCCAAGTTTTTGCTGGTGTTGGTCATCTCTTCAACCAAATGGCAGTAACACCTCCAAACTGCCACAGTCTCCTGGTGGTTTCTGTCCAGGCTAGATGTTCTGCTTCCGTTGTACTGTTCCATCAGCTCCAACTCAAAGGACTCCTTTACTTTAACTAATGCAACGAATTAATTAGCGAGAccttaaatcataaaatcaaaCTTACCAAAGTAATCCCAAAGATAATGTTTCCCGACGAAGAGCCTGGCAGATTTGAAGCCCAAAAGAAAAACGTTCTCCAAACAATGTACCAAGCCGTTTTCGCTGCACAAGAGAACGGTCAAAGTGGTGTGCTTCTCCGAATTCCTTCTGTAGTGCCACTTTACAATATTGTTCACGCAGTCACCTAGCATGTGCTGGATTTGCGATGGCTTCAACTCCTGTCGGGGCGGTGGACCCGGCGATCTGCTTCTGGGCGAACTTCTACCCAAGTTTCGTCCCCAGCTGCCGGACGAAACCACCTGCTCTTGGATCTCCTCCTTTTTTGTCGATATACTACCCACCAACAATCTTTCGGTACTGTCGTCGTCCACACCTCTACCCAACCATCTACCACAAGGGAACCTGAGGggtaaaatagttaaattgacGTAAATATTAACACAAGTAATCTTACTTGTAGATTTGTCCGGTGATGTCGTTACGTACTAAAACATATTCGATTTGCCACTTAGCATAGAGACCAGTGTTGTCATGTCCAATTCTTAACGTTGTCAATACGCCAATGTTTACGTGCTTGTACTCGAAACTAAGAGTCGATTTTGGCACTTGAACTTTTCTGGTTTCGGACAAAGTACCGCTGAGTACAATCCAAACGTTCGCTGAACTTGTGGTGCCTCGTTTAGTTGGTACTATCACTATTCTATATggaataactgaaaataaacattatggaTTAACACGTAAAATTTTTAGTGACTTATACCTACTTGTTGTAGGATATGTACTAGTAAAACAGAAATAATCGACAGCATTGAGAGATAGGAGATGGTATAAGAACTGTTCACGCTCCTCCTCACTTCGCAAGAAGGCTGACCGCTTGTATAAATTCCTGAGTAATGTCTGATCTGACAGGATTGTTCTCAAGTGTTTGGAGAGCTGCTTCTTTTCTAAGGCCAAGCGTACCCATGCCCTGGCCATGCCTATGCCTGTTTTTACGTCACACATCGCCTGAACGTTACTGCAACAGTTTATGTATTAATGAGTGTTGATTAACAAATAGATTAATTTACCTTATATCTGAAATTAAGGAGTTGGGCAATGGAGGCAAGTCAGTTCTTTGATTCTTATTGTCTAGTGAGCCCCAATTCTCAGTGCTTAAATTCAGTTTAGCCATATCTGAAACAAATAGTTACCAAGAGATAAACCAGATGAAATACAACGTACCATTTGAGATAAGTTTTTGTTCAAACTTGGCCATATGCTGGTACTTTTCGAGGTAGGCCAACAGGTGCGACCACAAGGCGGATTTTCCGAGTTTCTTCTGAAGGCCGTGCGACCAGACCCTTTCCAGGAAATCGCACAGCGACGCGACTAGAGTATTTTCTTCAACGGCAAGAGAATTATCGTTCGAACTGTTGCTGGACAACGTCACACCTTCGGCGTTCAGTTTGGCCAGCAGCATTCTTTTTGTCTTTGTTTTACAGTCTTTTAGTAGTTTTTCAACGAACTTCCAATTAGCCTGGGCAATGAGGGCTGGAGACATGTCTTCAGCCACTTTGGCTTTTTCAACGACGGTTGAGGTGCTTTGTTGCTTGTGGCTAAAGGGTAGTGCTTTTTTGTAAGCGTGCGCTCTAGGTATTGATCCTTTGTTAACGATTGAAGTTTTGTTCAACGCTTCTTTGTCCAACAGGGGAAAATGTCTTGAAAATGTCGGTCTTATGTTGAGTATCTCCCTTGGTGGTGGGCTCTCGAAATCTGTTGACAAAAAGTACGTTAGTATATGGCAACAACAGGtttctttgatttttattacctGGGTGACAGACTCGTCTTTCAATCATCTTCTGCGTTTCAATTGAAAAGGTACAAGGTTCGTAGGATAGACTACGCAGGAGATTTTCACCACCATAACGTTGTTTGAGTAGTTTTATCCTGTTGTCAAAAATCTTCAAATTGTGGTCGACTTCACCCCAATTAGAAAGAATTTTGTTATCGATCAGTGTGGCGAACATCTGGGACTCGATGAAACGCCACAAGAATAGTCGGTCGTGTTCTGGTTGGTCCGAGAGGAAGGAGGCTTTGTCGAAATTTTGCATTGAATCTCTATTATTAAACCAGTCTTCTTTGtcctacaataattatttattcagtttacCGACGTTTCATCTATGTATTACTGACCTGATTGGGAAAAATCACAAAGTTTTCATAAGATTGGAATATATGAACGAatctattcaaaaatatttcgcgtattgaattgttaaatttcagATCTTCCATGTAGGAATCAGTTGGTTGGGCGACTTCCTTTTGGTCTAATGCTACGCCAGTTCTTCTGACTATATCTAAATGGGAAGTGAAAAAATCAGCATATTTTGGTATTCAGGGTTTCCCCCAAAAGACTTACCAGCTATTCGTTGCAAAGCCTCAGTTCTGGCCGAACCTGGAGGGCTAGGTGGTCGTTCAATATCCAAAGTGTCATGTATCGAAAGTTTACGCCTGTTCTGCGGCCTTACCGGCAACGTACTGCTCCTTCCTTGAGTATCCTAAGGACAAACAAGTTGAAAACTCTTCAAATCAAAGAGATAAACAAACAGTACCTGATTATTTCTGTAACACTCCGAGTTCGGAATGTGTACGCCATGCTTGTCCAAAGTAGACCACAGCTCCGACTTAAACGCCTCCAAGTGTGGAAAGGTCACCATTTCCTCGGGCAATTGTACCTTGCACTTGTCAATATCGATGAAACACAAACTAGCTTCGGATGCGACCTTGATGCTCTCGCTGTTCGCATACAGACCCATCACAAAAGGAACAGGGGCGTCCAGAAAGTGGTGCAGATTGGCAGGCAAGATTGGCACGTATACGTGGGGCCAGACGAACGGAAACAACAAACTGGTGATACCTTCGGCCACGACCATGAGACGTTCGCAGTCGGTACTGCGCAACAGAACTTGATTCTCCAACAGCAGGCAAGTGAACAGCTGCAAAACTATATCGACACCCAACCAAGTAAACATCAATCTTAGAGAAAAATCCATGTGGGGTAGCTCGATCATTTCGGTCGGGTTTTGTAGTACCGCTGTGTACGGTGGAAAATGTGGGTCACTCGGTGGTAGGTGGATGAGTATGCTTTTCCCCGGCGCAGGTAACTCGACTTCgtacaataaattgtatacgTACGACTCCAGACTCATCGACTCAAAGTTGGTGATTACTTTCTTGGGTACGATTCTGTATAAGTTCTCGAGGAATATTTTGGCGGCGTTCACGTATGCTTTCTGGCAAATGATCCCGATCGCCTTGGACACGAACAGTTTGTCTTTCGCTATGTCGTAGTACATCAGAGAGGTTCCGTTGAGATTCGGTGTGCTTAGTTTGAAGTGACGGGGGAGAGATCGCGATTGTGGACCCTGATTTTGGATGTTTTGCACCGTTCTGGACTTTAAATTGCTCGACAACTCCGTTACGTACATTgcctgaaattattttaagataaagtaaatatatcacaaatatAAACTGTGCTAGTTGAATTAGATTACAGtacttataatgtttattattttttctgttcttattgttgtttttattttaccacAGATCAGTGGGGACAAGATTTTTGTGGAgagtcaatttaatttatataaaatgattctGCTTTTGTTAAAAATCCGACAAGGacaaaactacataaaaagtttatgaGACTTGTTGTATATTCACAAAATGGTCAAGTCTATCCCACAGAGATGagccaaaaatataaaacaaagggattatacaaagtgttaatgttaaattaaataactcaaatttaattattaaaaaccctttcacaattaaaattgctaCATTTATGTCcagatcaatttaaaataaatatatgtaacatattATAGATTCAGAATAGagcagtttttataatactgtttaagaaataatatattgttaaaatttgtagaGTAAATAGCAGaagctattttaataattatttacatacacaTGGTTTGTTTACACAATGTATTTAACTAAATAcaacatttgaaaataaatatttattattattgttgatatatgaattttacaatgtcatagtaaaatattttaaacagcaCATTAATCTCCAATACACATTTTAgtacaaacttttatttttctatattttcaaaCTTGATTAAACTATATCACTTAAGATGATAACATTATGAAGTGACTATTCATGTGTCAAAGTTCAATTTCTTATATACACATGTGTAATAACATGTGTAcatgtgtttaaaatttacatcataaaaatattttgaaaataaaaataattggaaattaagttttattttataatttcacaatgaaaaaatatgactAGAATTTCTACTAACCTGAAGAGTTTGCATGGCAATACAAATGTCCCTATTCCTGACCTCTTCATAAAAAACCAATGAGAACCCATAAGACCTTTTGCCATCCTCTCGAGTGATCAAAAAGCTGTGAAAATTGGGGGCATTTGTGACTGAATGTTTTTGGGTTCTGAATCTTAGGCCTCCTGGTAAACAAAGCTGAAAGATTCATGTTAATAGTGGTACACTTTGATAATTGCTTTGGTCCTTACCATTGATACAGCTGATGAGTCGAAGGGATTTGTCTCAACATTTTCAGGATAGTGTGCCAAGACCTTACTTTTGTAACTAGCTTCAAGGGGAGATACGTGCGGGTTGTCCTCTGTGGAGCAAAAATAtggtacattttatttatgattgttCATGTTTTACATTAAACTTTCaccatgaaaattatattaaatttaagtggtACAGTTGCAGGGTTAgtttgtgttaattaaatattgaatttgagTAGTGTCTAATTGATTATAATGTGAAATTACCTCCAAATTTGTCCGTTTCTAATCCAGAATTATAATCCAATCCGCAGATTACAAAATAATCGGCGAATGTTTTCATTgttacttatttattgttaccTAGTGTGAATTATATCACTTAAACCTTTTGTTTATCACAATGAACATTGTTGAATTGTActggtatttaaaaatattgtgttatttttgctggaaataaattatacaagtcGCCATCTTGCCTTCATTGTTTTGACTTTCTTTTAGCGGACATTTGAACTACTTTCGCCGATAtttgcttatttttaattattgaataattaattacgttGAAAAATTGGGAACTCCATTTAAGTGTTAAATAGCAATTaaggcaattaaaattattttatggtttcATACAGTGTTGTCACTTTTAGGCTAAACGATTTAAGAGCCAgggtcaataatttaaatatgaaaacgcgcgccaaatttaaatgaactatgGAAGAGGttcaataaaatcaacaaaaatgaacaaaacacatttatttatatatttatattgtgtatacaaattaattattattgctaaacatctaaacattaatttcagtGTTAAGTACaagttaagtaataaaataatacaatcaaatttattacacaatGACAAATATGCaatgttataattaagattcttaacttattatatacaataagtTTGATTTTTGGACAGATTTTCTATATAATACAATTGGAGGGAATGTGTAAAAAACATTGTAAATACaccaaaatattctatattacacatacaaaatcACACGTTCAGCCatctgataaaatattttaatgttcataCAATGTTGGTGCAGCCAGTCTACCTCTTTTGTCCATGAAACGAACCGAttagaaagaaattgaaaCGATTTTTCCACCTATTCTTAATCTGTTGCGGTTTAAAAGTAAAACGCCTCATACTAAGTAATTATggacaaaaaatgtaataggCCTATATTAAATGTCGCCAAAAAGGCTTATAACAACTTTGCTGGCGAATAGATTGTGCAAGCTGTAAGCTTTCTAAGTGCTTTACTTACAAGGTTTAGCAGTTGAAGCCAGCAGTTTAGATTGACTTTATATGATTATAATATACCTAAACCCTAGTCaacaaaaactatattatatataaaatttctaagatTAATACAGTCAAATGGAAATTTGATATATGTATCTTTGTATCATTGCAGtcctaattttatataaaactatgtGTGTAATAGATGTAcgttttatttggttaccaacATAGTTTACAAGTTTGTTAGAAAAGATTTGGCAAGTGAGAAGTGTCAACGAGTGatacaaaaatttgtaatttatggcACAGTGTAAATgacatgtttaaaattgacttgttaaaagaaaataatcaaaaggaAGTATTGAAAGTGAGTTAAAACAAACaccagttaaaattaaatgctgTTTTATGGTTGGTCCACCAattttttgtactaattaaaCTTGACTAGAAACGcttataaaatctaattctaagacaaatatatcaaatttgatgaatGTAAAAAGGTTTTTTAGTGGTTTGACTGTACCAAGTATGCAGTTGATATATAAAGCagatgttataataaatataggtACAATaactatgtatttttttaaacttgatcaaaaattcttatataaatCTAAACCTAATTACAAGGTATGTAATAAGTGAGTCTAATTATGGTTAAATTTACctacaatttcaaatcaacaattaaattagctaaaaaataatcttacatttaactaaaatatttcaagatcTGATTTAAATATCATCTGATTAATGTTCTTCCTACAAAAAATGACACTGCCTCTTAAagtgcttttaattttaaaaaatgttaaatggacAACCGCCATTATATTGTCAAATAGTCAATTTTAAGAACCTTAAAACTGTAAAGAGAAGAACACAAAcagaattgtttttaattgacttgttgaatattcaatataaaactatatctgtgatgtatataatttatgtcatTAACAAATTTGTTCTTGAAGTACCAGCGTAATAaatcttgaaaaaaaaactttattcaaataataatggtaaaactgtttaaataagattatCCTACCTATCCTAACAGTATTAGTTTTACAGGGTGATAACTTAGCTGCCTCAAATCATAAGTCTACATAACAACCCAATAATGCGATactatgattaattaattaagtacattATATCTATCTACACCCTGTACATTCTATAAAACTGGATTAAGTAACAACCTATTGCAcagtgtaaataaaaacatcgTTTAACGTGTACCACTTTTGCTATTAACCACATGAATATCAaatgttatataaacaaaGTCGCTGAATACCGATGTAACATGTTAGTGAATTTTGTgttgtattttttctataaaaatatccaCCGTgtttaatgcaaaaatatttaagtaatcgGCCCTATCTGACTAGTTTCCTTAAGTTAATCTAGTAACGTTGCTGGAACTCATGATGCCACCGATTGAAGTCAATGTGAAAGACGACTATTGAACCCAAAGCCAGGCCGGCCAACAAAaacctaaataaataacattgtcAGTAACTATACATGTTAAGCACTTAGTAATTACTTACTTTTGATCATGCGATAACGCCAACGATCTAACACTACTATCACAAGCAGGAAACGCGTACAGCAATGCTAAATTAAAGGTCCTCCAGACCTCGACGATTCCTTTATCTCCGCCTGTCATAAGATATTCTCCGTCTCGGCTCAATAATAGGCACTGAAAATGTTCAAATGTATCCtttcaatataatatgttGGTGATCGCATACCTGTAAATTGTCATTGTGCGATTCGTGTCGCAATCGCTTGCCGTTAATAGTGAAGGCGGCAATGTTACCCTTCTCGTAGTTCACCACTATGACACCCTCACGGGACATAGCAATGTTCTCAGGTGATAGGAATCCAGTGGGAGGCTCCAACGATCTCAACAAGTCACCAAAAGTAGTGTGCACCAAAACCGGACCATCTGAAACCAATGATTAGTATCGCGTGTAATAAGGATAGAAGTAAACACTCACTGTTGGAACCCGAGACGACAAGACCCAATTCGGCGGAGATGACAACACTAGACACGGGCTGCTCGTGTCCGGTCAGCGTTGCCCTCGGCGTGGGCACTTCGCTCTCTCCCACAATCGTCTGCGTTCTGGCGTTCCAGTGCCACAGCAGCACCGTGCAATCCGCAGATCCAGATGCGATGTAACAGTCCGACGTTATGTTGCACTCAGACctgaattaaaacaaaacgttACTATATTATCGATGAGGTTTACTAACATTTATTACCTGGATAAGCAAGTGACGACGCCGTAGTGGCCGAAGATGATTTGCACGATTTTGGCGGTTTCGGTGGAGAACACCCTGAAGCTGTTGTCCCAAAAGCCGCAGGCGATCAGGAATTTGCTGTCGACGGTGGTGACGAAGCAGTTGGAGCGGATGCGCAAGTTTTGGCTGAAGTTGTCGCCCAGGTGGCGCCTCAGCATTTGGTTTTGGGTACTGCTGTTGCCGGTTTGagctaaaacaaaattaaatgttatatttgttCTAATGAAGTTGAAATATTCCAGATATGAACTTACATAAAACAGTGTCCATCGCCAGTGGTAGATTCGAAGTGACGTTCTGTGGAGAATCCGCATAACTTGGCGATTGGGCGACTGCGGCGTACGCTGAATTCCAGCGATTCACCGCGAACTGTTGGTGCATCGAAACGGTGACCACCGATGGGTTTGGCAGCTGTGGATACGTGTTAGCCGAGATGTGCACTATCGGACTGTTGGACAGGAACTTCATTGTCATGCAGACGTCGTCAGGTATCGTCGAGAACATCATTGGagactaaaaaaataagatgcTAATTGTGTTCTTTAAATGTatctttgaaattaatacCAAGTGCATGGCAGAGCTTCTTGGTGGGTGTGGTTCCATCAACAGTTGCGACGGGGTTTGCCCAAAGTTCCTTATTTGATTCTCGATGGCCTCTCGCATCATTTTATCGTTAATCGACTCCAGTTCTACGTTGCCCTCGTAGGTCAAGTAGTAGAAAACATTGGTGGCTCTCACAGCTTCAGGTCCCCGTTGCTTGTAACCGAAGATCAAGTCGATCCACTGGTGCAGCTGACAAGACACGAACTCGCTTTCCAACGCCATACGATTGATCCGGACGAATTCCTCCGGAGAACTGGCCCACGGAGGCAGTTCCACGTCGCCTATCGTTTTACCGTCCTCGTTGGTGCCCAAACGGTAGCGGTTCGAATTGACGAACATCTCCGGCAAGAAGAAGAACTCCGGGATCAGCTCTTTGACATCGGAGGTGTCTCTTTGACAGTTTTTCCACGAGTATGCGATTGAAGTGAACATCCTGTTCGGGTAGTCGAATTTGCCGCCTTGTAACGCCAAAAACATTGTTGTGAACGGttcctaaaataattattatttagcaCCATAAACTGTTTAGATAATACGTATTTATTACCAGTCTGATGAGCCAGTTGTACACGAAGAAAGAGGTAGAATAGTGGGTGCCATAGTGGAATGGGGGAATGCTTTCGTGCTCCCATGTGGAGTATCTTTCTTCAAAGTATGCTTTCCGGCTGTGATTCAGAGCACCAATGGGTTTAGAGAGATCCCTGTAGTTACTGGGCTGGCTGAGATCCAAATCTTTCGATTCGTAGTTAGTGAGAACCCAGGGAAAAACCGGATACTGATTCAGATCATTGTATGTTCGACCTGAAAAACCAGAATAACAGATTTAACTAGTCAAAAGGACCAACTAAACTATAGTTAATGTCTTTCTTGGACGACTCGGTCAGTTTTACTGCGGGCATAAATCCACCAGCACTCTTCCTTTAGTGTGCCGAACTTTTTTTCCCATTTCTAACTTTAATAACAGCACTAAATCGAGCAAATTCTAAACCGATCTCCTAAAAATACATCGCGTAATCCAAAACACACGTCCGAGGTCGGGAAGGCTGCACGTATCCGGCCCCGCAGCCTAATTGAAACCGACCGACGTTCGCTGCTAGATACGCACGTGCACGTCGCGCGCCTCCCGATCCGAGCGTCGCGACGCGTCccgtcaaaataaatgtcagcGAGCCGGGCCGCCTGCATCGCTCAAACTAATGGtccaattaattatgtttaaattgacTTCTTCCAAATGCTCTCGCCAGATACGATCATTTGTTGTCGCCGTAAAATTGCCTAGTCTGCATCGGTTTTATGATTTGTCGTCGTGTTGTTGGGTTTGTAAAAAAACGGTTAAAATTAGGTTTTTTCGGAGAGCGTCCAAATTTGGACTGTTGAATTTTTTGTACGAGTAGTTCCCACGTGTTTTCAAcacaacacaaaattaaataaaaaatgagcaCAGGTGACGTTGACCTGCTTCAAAGGACGCAGGAATTTAAAGAGTGGATGATACAGAATCGGAGTATCAAGTTCGTGCccagacatttaaaataggTGCCCCGGTGatgtatatgtttttaatttccacgACGAGCCACACTGACAGATGCTAATTTTGCGTGAGACGCAGTCCCGGCGGAAAGAGGCGCACTTTATCCACGCCCTGTCAACGTGCggaattatttcctttttACCGAGAAGCGGACTTCAGACCCGGGGCCTAATTGAACGCGACGCTGGCCCGGAGTTATTTTCGTTCCGGCGATCTTTGTGCGGGTATTTATGACGGACGATGATTCGTTTAATGAGCGGACGTTAAATCAACGTCGATTGCGATTAAACGATTGAAATCTCACCTGCGATCGTATTCAGGAACATCAGATACTCGAAGTTGGAGACCTCCCTCCGCTGCCATTTCTGCGTCATGTTCGAGTTCCTCATCAGTTGCCTAGGCGACATCATACTTGCCCTCCTAACgagtgttaaaaaaattaattgtcggGTTTGCAAGTTGGacgcaaatattttgttacctGGTCTGCGG is a window of Aethina tumida isolate Nest 87 chromosome 7, icAetTumi1.1, whole genome shotgun sequence DNA encoding:
- the LOC109605119 gene encoding LOW QUALITY PROTEIN: DENN domain-containing protein 5B (The sequence of the model RefSeq protein was modified relative to this genomic sequence to represent the inferred CDS: substituted 1 base at 1 genomic stop codon), whose translation is MKTFADYFVICGLDYNSGLETDKFGEDNPHVSPLEASYKSKVLAHYPENVETNPFDSSAVSMLCLPGGLRFRTQKHSVTNAPNFHSFLITREDGKRSYGFSLVFYEEVRNRDICIAMQTLQAMYVTELSSNLKSRTVQNIQNQGPQSRSLPRHFKLSTPNLNGTSLMYYDIAKDKLFVSKAIGIICQKAYVNAAKIFLENLYRIVPKKVITNFESMSLESYVYNLLYEVELPAPGKSILIHLPPSDPHFPPYTAVLQNPTEMIELPHMDFSLRLMFTWLGVDIVLQLFTCLLLENQVLLRSTDCERLMVVAEGITSLLFPFVWPHVYVPILPANLHHFLDAPVPFVMGLYANSESIKVASEASLCFIDIDKCKVQLPEEMVTFPHLEAFKSELWSTLDKHGVHIPNSECYRNNQDTQGRSSTLPVRPQNRRKLSIHDTLDIERPPSPPGSARTEALQRIADIVRRTGVALDQKEVAQPTDSYMEDLKFNNSIREIFLNRFVHIFQSYENFVIFPNQDKEDWFNNRDSMQNFDKASFLSDQPEHDRLFLWRFIESQMFATLIDNKILSNWGEVDHNLKIFDNRIKLLKQRYGGENLLRSLSYEPCTFSIETQKMIERRVCHPDFESPPPREILNIRPTFSRHFPLLDKEALNKTSIVNKGSIPRAHAYKKALPFSHKQQSTSTVVEKAKVAEDMSPALIAQANWKFVEKLLKDCKTKTKRMLLAKLNAEGVTLSSNSSNDNSLAVEENTLVASLCDFLERVWSHGLQKKLGKSALWSHLLAYLEKYQHMAKFEQKLISNGTLYFIWFISWXLFVSDMAKLNLSTENWGSLDNKNQRTDLPPLPNSLISDISNVQAMCDVKTGIGMARAWVRLALEKKQLSKHLRTILSDQTLLRNLYKRSAFLRSEEEREQFLYHLLSLNAVDYFCFTSTYPTTIIPYRIVIVPTKRGTTSSANVWIVLSGTLSETRKVQVPKSTLSFEYKHVNIGVLTTLRIGHDNTGLYAKWQIEYVLVRNDITGQIYKFPCGRWLGRGVDDDSTERLLVGSISTKKEEIQEQVVSSGSWGRNLGRSSPRSRSPGPPPRQELKPSQIQHMLGDCVNNIVKWHYRRNSEKHTTLTVLLCSENGLVHCLENVFLLGFKSARLFVGKHYLWDYFVKVKESFELELMEQYNGSRTSSLDRNHQETVAVWRCYCHLVEEMTNTSKNLGKDGKFQLFICLSVREHLLHRMLVPMSLCRVTQEMYEENSFLRNRGLLTFLRQILLPLDELDVVLENSVTHGIKSPSTMTN